In Aquabacterium sp. OR-4, the following proteins share a genomic window:
- a CDS encoding CaiB/BaiF CoA transferase family protein, with protein MSSAAGACRHLPLAGVRVVEFTHMVMGPTCGMILADLGAEVIKVEPPGGDKTRQLPGLGIGFFRSFNRNKLSVVLDLHTPAGLADARALVASADVMLENFRPGLMAGLGLDHASLAASHPRLISVSHKGFLPGPYERRTALDEVVQMMGGLSYMTGPEGRPLRAGTSVNDIMGGMFGAIGVLAALRERERSGRGQEIQSALFENCVFLSAQHMQQFLMTGEPPPPMPSRVSAWSVYDVFTLAGGEQLFVAATSDRQFLTLCELLARPDLAHDPALATNAQRVAVRPELLRRLGDSFATWGKAELAARLEAAGLPHAPITRPDELVHDPHLLASGGLVPMATDDGHSTQVVLLPLLLDGHRPGVRLPLARAGEHTAAVLGALRATPPA; from the coding sequence ATGAGCAGCGCAGCCGGCGCCTGCCGCCACCTGCCGCTGGCCGGCGTGCGGGTGGTCGAGTTCACGCACATGGTGATGGGCCCCACCTGCGGCATGATCCTGGCCGACCTGGGGGCCGAGGTCATCAAGGTCGAGCCGCCCGGCGGCGACAAGACGCGCCAGCTGCCCGGCCTGGGCATCGGCTTCTTTCGCAGCTTCAACCGCAACAAGCTCAGCGTGGTGCTCGACCTGCACACGCCCGCCGGCCTGGCCGATGCGCGGGCGCTTGTCGCCAGTGCCGACGTGATGCTCGAGAACTTCCGCCCCGGCCTGATGGCCGGCCTGGGGCTCGACCACGCCAGCCTGGCGGCCAGCCATCCGCGGCTGATCAGCGTCTCGCACAAGGGCTTTCTGCCCGGCCCCTACGAGCGCCGCACCGCGCTCGACGAGGTGGTGCAGATGATGGGCGGCCTGAGCTACATGACCGGGCCCGAGGGCCGGCCGCTGCGCGCCGGCACCAGCGTCAACGACATCATGGGCGGCATGTTCGGCGCCATCGGCGTGCTGGCGGCGCTGCGCGAGCGCGAACGCAGCGGCCGCGGGCAGGAGATCCAGAGCGCGCTGTTCGAGAACTGCGTGTTCCTCAGCGCCCAGCACATGCAGCAGTTCCTGATGACCGGCGAGCCGCCGCCGCCGATGCCCAGCCGGGTGTCGGCCTGGAGCGTGTACGACGTGTTCACGCTGGCCGGTGGCGAGCAGCTGTTCGTGGCGGCCACCAGCGACCGCCAGTTCCTCACGCTGTGCGAGCTGCTGGCGCGGCCCGACCTGGCACACGACCCGGCCCTGGCCACCAATGCCCAGCGCGTGGCCGTGCGGCCCGAGCTGCTGCGCCGCCTGGGCGACAGCTTTGCCACCTGGGGCAAGGCCGAGCTGGCGGCGCGGCTCGAGGCCGCCGGCCTGCCCCATGCGCCGATCACCCGCCCCGACGAGCTGGTGCACGACCCCCACCTGCTGGCCAGCGGCGGCCTGGTGCCGATGGCCACCGACGATGGCCACAGCACCCAGGTGGTGCTGCTGCCGCTGCTGCTGGACGGCCACCGCCCCGGCGTGCGCCTGCCGCTGGCCCGCGCCGGCGAGCACACCGCGGCGGTGCTGGGCGCGCTGCGCGCCACGCCGCCGGCCTGA